Proteins encoded in a region of the Tubulanus polymorphus chromosome 10, tnTubPoly1.2, whole genome shotgun sequence genome:
- the LOC141912266 gene encoding uncharacterized protein LOC141912266 yields the protein MDMDYGDVFEPLIDEYGLDEKYKQQLNQVVEKFVGKHSDRNTRLSKEEMSEVIENKKYLEDLFETYDRDGDGLSLEEYMEDWFTKRVVEYWKQCFAEYDYDESGTLDGEEEIENFIASLGFTGRRGRDMKKKLDEDNDGSLSMKEFEDYAKEKLRKQLSEKCNIFYSMLEDDMLTKEADLGKQ from the exons ATGGATATGGACTACGGAGACGTTTTCGAGCCACTTATCGATGAGTATGGACTCGACGAAAAGTACAAACAGCAACTGAATCAGGTCGTGGAAAAATTCGTCGGCAAACATTCCGATAGAAATACACGTCTTTCAAAAGAGGAAATGTCAGAAGTGATCGAAAACAAGAAATATCTCGAG GATTTATTTGAAACGTATGATCGCGATGGCGATGGTTTGTCACTAGAGGAATACATGGAAGACTGGTTCAC taaGAGGGTCGTGGAATATTGGAAACAGTGCTTCGCTGAGTATGATTACGACGAAAGTGGTACGCTGGACGGCGAGGAGGAAATAGAGAATTTTATAGCATCCTTGGGTTTTACCGGAAGGCGAGGGCgcgatatgaaaaaaaagttagATGAAGACAATGACGGCAGTCTATCGATGAAAGAATTTGAAGATTACGCCAAAGAGAAACTTCGCAAGCAACTTTCGGAAAAATGTAACATTTTCTACTCGATGTTGGAAGATGATATGTTAACGAAAGAAGCAGATTTAGGAAAGCAATAA